One Candidatus Methylomirabilota bacterium DNA segment encodes these proteins:
- a CDS encoding peptidylprolyl isomerase yields the protein MKRARYVTMLATAVAVILAMATGLALAEAPEKAPAKGKADSPGIQKGSTVKLEYRLSDEKGAVLDTNEGKEPLIYTHGQGQIIPGLEKALGGLHVGDAKHVVVSPDEAYGPIRPEAFVEIPKERIPEKSQTVGAHLVAQGKDGQPLHAFVKEVKEKTVVLDTNHPLAGKALTFDIKIVGVEAAQSK from the coding sequence ATGAAGAGAGCTCGATACGTAACGATGCTTGCAACGGCTGTGGCGGTGATCCTGGCCATGGCGACTGGGCTCGCACTGGCCGAGGCGCCAGAAAAGGCGCCGGCCAAAGGTAAAGCTGACAGTCCCGGAATTCAGAAAGGCTCCACCGTGAAGCTTGAGTACAGACTGTCGGACGAAAAGGGGGCAGTCTTGGATACCAATGAAGGGAAGGAGCCCTTAATCTACACCCATGGGCAGGGACAGATCATCCCGGGGTTGGAGAAGGCGCTGGGCGGCCTGCACGTAGGCGATGCGAAGCACGTCGTGGTCTCGCCCGATGAGGCCTATGGACCGATCAGGCCCGAGGCGTTCGTTGAGATCCCTAAAGAACGCATTCCGGAGAAATCGCAGACAGTCGGGGCCCATCTCGTGGCCCAAGGTAAGGACGGGCAGCCCTTGCACGCCTTCGTAAAAGAGGTCAAGGAGAAAACGGTCGTCCTGGACACCAATCATCCGTTGGCAGGGAAGGCGTTGACCTTCGACATCAAGATCGTCGGCGTCGAGGCTGCGCAAAGCAAGTAG
- the typA gene encoding translational GTPase TypA yields MTQQRTDLRNLAIIAHVDHGKTTLVDAMLKQSRIFRDNQVMVERVMDSNPLERERGITILAKNTAVTYGDVKINIVDTPGHADFGGEVERVLNMVDGVLLLVDAVDGPMPQTRFVLRKALERQHKVVVVINKIDRANARTDYVANATFDLFIDLGATEEQADFPIVYTDALRGQAGYTPTTLTPDLQPLFDTILRSLPPPAVEPDGPTQMLVNLLAYDDYKGRIAIGRLYAGRLRRAQEVIRIAKDGTWHPDKVAQVFVHQGLGRVEVEEALAGEIVAVAGLEEIGIGETIADKDNPLALPPIRVDEPTVQMTFSVNTSPFAGREGRWSSSRSLRERLFKELEHNVSLRVHDTDSPDSFLVAGRGELHLVVLIETMRREGYELQVSRPEVIFQTDPHSGERLEPFERVSIEVQEEQAGLVMEMLGVRRGRLVDMRTGDQGLVHYEFTVPTRGLLGFRQAFLTATRGTGLLNSLFHAYEPMVGEIRARDRGSLVAWEAGVATAYGLASAEGSGILFIGPGTEAYEGMVVGEAAKERDLEVNVAKRKHLTNMRSSTSDIAVRLTPPRQMSLDNCVEYLAEDELLEVTPKSLRLRKKVLDRHGRKRARIARP; encoded by the coding sequence ATGACACAGCAGCGCACCGATCTCAGGAATCTGGCCATCATCGCACACGTAGACCATGGCAAGACGACGCTCGTGGATGCTATGCTGAAGCAGAGCCGTATCTTCAGAGACAACCAGGTGATGGTCGAACGGGTTATGGATTCCAACCCGCTGGAGCGGGAGCGCGGCATCACCATCCTGGCCAAGAATACCGCTGTGACCTACGGAGACGTGAAAATCAACATTGTGGATACGCCGGGACACGCCGACTTCGGGGGCGAGGTCGAGCGAGTTCTGAACATGGTGGACGGCGTGTTGCTGCTGGTAGATGCCGTGGATGGACCGATGCCCCAGACCCGGTTCGTCCTGCGCAAGGCCCTGGAACGCCAGCACAAGGTGGTCGTGGTGATCAATAAGATCGATCGCGCCAATGCCAGAACCGACTATGTGGCCAATGCTACCTTCGATCTGTTCATCGATCTAGGGGCAACCGAAGAGCAGGCGGACTTCCCGATTGTCTACACAGATGCCCTCCGTGGACAGGCTGGCTACACACCGACCACGCTGACGCCTGACCTGCAGCCCCTGTTTGACACGATCCTCAGATCTCTGCCTCCCCCCGCGGTGGAGCCGGATGGTCCCACGCAGATGCTGGTCAATCTCCTGGCCTATGATGATTATAAGGGCCGGATCGCCATCGGCCGCCTGTACGCCGGCCGTCTGCGCCGAGCCCAGGAGGTCATTCGAATCGCCAAGGATGGAACCTGGCACCCCGACAAGGTGGCGCAGGTCTTTGTGCATCAGGGGTTAGGCCGAGTCGAGGTCGAGGAGGCGCTGGCGGGCGAGATCGTGGCGGTGGCCGGCCTTGAGGAGATTGGAATCGGGGAGACGATTGCCGACAAGGATAACCCTCTGGCCCTTCCCCCGATCCGGGTCGACGAGCCGACCGTACAGATGACCTTCAGCGTCAACACCAGCCCCTTTGCGGGGCGAGAGGGACGATGGAGTTCGAGCCGAAGCCTCCGCGAGCGCCTGTTTAAGGAGCTCGAACACAATGTCAGCCTGAGAGTCCACGACACAGATAGCCCCGACAGCTTCCTGGTGGCCGGACGAGGCGAGTTACACCTGGTCGTTCTGATCGAGACGATGCGGCGCGAGGGGTATGAACTGCAGGTCTCGAGGCCCGAGGTCATCTTTCAGACCGATCCGCATAGTGGGGAGCGGCTGGAGCCATTCGAACGAGTCAGCATCGAGGTCCAGGAGGAACAGGCTGGGTTGGTCATGGAGATGTTGGGTGTGCGGCGAGGACGTTTGGTGGATATGCGGACTGGCGACCAGGGGCTCGTGCACTACGAGTTCACGGTCCCTACGCGAGGGTTGCTGGGATTTCGCCAGGCGTTCCTGACCGCGACGCGCGGGACCGGGCTGCTCAACAGCCTATTTCACGCCTATGAACCGATGGTCGGCGAGATCCGCGCGCGTGACCGTGGATCGCTGGTCGCGTGGGAGGCTGGAGTGGCCACGGCGTACGGTCTGGCGAGTGCGGAGGGGAGCGGGATCCTCTTCATCGGACCAGGGACCGAGGCGTATGAAGGGATGGTCGTGGGCGAGGCGGCCAAGGAGCGAGACCTGGAGGTGAATGTCGCGAAGCGGAAGCATCTGACGAATATGCGGTCCTCGACCTCCGATATTGCGGTGCGCCTCACGCCGCCGAGGCAGATGAGTCTGGATAATTGTGTCGAGTATCTGGCAGAAGACGAACTGCTGGAGGTCACGCCGAAGAGTCTGCGGTTGCGCAAGAAAGTGCTGGACCGGCACGGGCGGAAGCGGGCACGGATCGCCAGACCATAA